One Oryza brachyantha chromosome 3, ObraRS2, whole genome shotgun sequence DNA segment encodes these proteins:
- the LOC107303789 gene encoding wall-associated receptor kinase 2-like produces MHEEAQSRLLLLALLLLSPATASSSSAAGVSLPGCPDKCGNVSIPYPFGIGDRCAASGLGSLFNLTCDDTGGAPPVPLVGDPGLQAEIIEFSLERGELRVYAGLSYVCYASATSQSSNFTFVFSLVDTPFRVSPSRNQLTVVGCSTLGLVVGTGGGAGRSEDDVYATGCYSYCARLNSTNADGAPCDGTGCCQVPISPDIPFLGAAFRTGNWTNTAWRFNPCFYAMVAEDGWYSFRRSDLAGGLAYYNETVGTVPVVLDWAVRDGWCPATAEEKARRKYACKSANSECVNSTNGMGYSCNCSHGYQGNPYLQDGCQDINECALRKQDARYEEMYPCRDGVCINTPGSYRCKCRVGTKKDGTNFGCQQVLPMAAKVVVGLSGCAILAMALSCLLVIKLQRRKHILEKQQYFNQNGGLRLFEEMVSRQVDTVRVLTEDELKKATNNFSDDRVIGCGGHGTVYRGTLDDHREVAIKRSKAAIDGDDGGCEEEFVNEIIVLSQINHRRVVRLLGCCLEVHVPMLVYEFVPNGTLFELLHGGGGGRRGGARTPAVPSLGLRLKIAAQSADALAYLHSSASRAILHGDVKSLNILLDDGLDAKVADFGASALKSMDEGEFIEYVQGTLGYLDPESFVNRHLTDKSDVYSFGVVLVELATRKKAVYDDGSGSKRSLSTVFLAALRRGELWSVLDRDLAAVDDKAAVDVLQGLAQLAAQCLSPTGDERPAMKEVAERLQVLRRAEMQVAAGAGRDSDDGQVDQWMHGGGSVGCGHLDTTASYTTTETERLPLSADLAR; encoded by the exons ATGCATGAAGAAGCGCAGTCTCGGTTACTCCTCCtagccctcctcctcctttcgcCGGCAacagcgtcgtcgtcgtcggcggccggCGTCTCGCTGCCTGGCTGCCCGGACAAGTGCGGCAACGTCTCCATCCCCTACCCTTTCGGCATCGGCGACCGATGCGCTGCCTCCGGCCTGGGCAGCCTCTTCAACCTCACCTGCGACGACACCGGCggggcgccgccggtgccccTGGTGGGTGATCCCGGCTTGCAGGCGGAGATCATCGAATTCTCGCTGGAGCGCGGCGAGCTGCGGGTGTACGCCGGACTCAGCTACGTGTGCTACGCGTCGGCGACCTCCCAGTCCAGCAACTTCACGTTCGTCTTCTCCCTCGTGGACACCCCGTTCCGCGTCTCGCCGTCGCGTAACCAGCTCACGGTGGTCGGGTGCAGCACGCTGGGCCTGGTGGTCggcacgggcggcggcgcgggccgcTCCGAGGACGACGTGTACGCCACCGGCTGCTACTCCTACTGCGCGAGGCTCAACAGCACGAACGCCGACGGCGCGCCGTGCGACGGGACGGGGTGCTGCCAGGTGCCCATCTCGCCGGACATCCCCTTCCTCGGCGCGGCGTTCCGTACCGGCAACTGGACGAACACCGCCTGGCGGTTCAACCCGTGCTTCTACGCCATGGTCGCCGAGGACGGGTGGTACAGCTTCCGGCGAagcgacctcgccggcggcctcgcGTACTACAACGAGACCGTGGGCACCGTCCCCGTGGTGCTGGACTGGGCGGTGAGGGACGGGTGgtgcccggcgacggcggaggagaaggCGCGGCGGAAGTACGCGTGCAAGAGCGCAAACAGCGAGTGCGTGAACTCCACCAACGGCATGGGGTACTCGTGCAACTGCTCCCATGGCTACCAGGGCAACCCCTATCTTCAAGACGGTTGCCAAg ACATAAACGAATGTGCTCTACGGAAGCAAGACGCCAGGTACGAGGAGATGTACCCATGCAGGGATGGCGTCTGCATCAACACACCAGGGAGCTACCGCTGCAAATGCAGGGTTGGAACAAAAAAAGACGGCACAAATTTTGGGTGCCAACAAGTGCTTCCCATGGCTGCAAAAGTGGTCGTTG GCCTGAGTGGTTGTGCTATACTGGCAATGGCTCTGTCATGCTTGCTAGTTATAAAGCTTCAGAGAAGGAAACACATACTGGAGAAGCAGCAATACTTCAACCAAAACGGAGGCCTCAGGCTGTTCGAGGAGATGGTGTCGAGGCAGGTCGACACGGTGCGCGTGCTCACCGAAGACGAGCTCAAGAAagccaccaacaacttcagcGACGATCGGGTCATCGGctgcggcggccatggcacGGTGTACCGGGGCACGCTCGACGACCACCGGGAGGTCGCCATCAAGAGGTCCAAGGCGGcgatcgacggcgacgacggcggctgcGAGGAGGAGTTCGTCAACGAGATCATCGTCCTGTCGCAGATcaaccaccgccgcgtcgTGCGGCTGCTCGGCTGCTGCCTGGAGGTGCACGTCCCGATGCTCGTCTACGAGTTCGTCCCCAACGGCACCCTGTTCGAGctcctccacggcggcggcggcggtcgacgCGGCGGGGCGCGCACGCCGGCGGTGCCGTCGTTGGGCCTCCGGCTCAAGATCGCGGCGCAGTCCGCGGACGCGCTGGCGTACCTGCactcgtcggcgtcgcgcgCGATCCTGCACGGCGACGTGAAGTCCCTCAACATCCTGCTCGACGACGGGCTCGACGCCAAGGTCGCCGACTTCGGCGCGTCGGCGCTCAAGTCCATGGACGAGGGCGAGTTCATCGAGTACGTGCAGGGCACCCTCGGCTACCTCGACCCGGAGAGCTTCGTCAACCGCCACCTCACCGACAAGAGCGACGTCTACAGCTTCGGCGTCGTCCTCGTGGAGCTCGCCACCAGGAAGAAGGCGGTCTACGACGACGGCTCCGGCAGCAAGCGTTCCCTGTCCACCGTGttcctcgccgcgctccgccGGGGCGAGCTCTGGAGCGTGCTCGACCGTGACCTCGCGGCGGTCGACGACAAGGCGGCCGTGGACGTGCTCCAGGGGCTCGCGCAGCTCGCCGCGCAGTGCCTGAGCCCGACCGGGGACGAGAGGCCGGCGATGAAGGAGGTGGCGGAGCGGCTGCAGGTGCTGAGGCGCGCCGAGATGCAGGTGGCGGCCGGAGCCGGAAGGGACAGCGACGATGGTCAGGTGGATCAGTGGATGCATGGAGGAGGATCGGTGGGGTGCGGCCATTTGGACACGACGGCTTCTTACACGACCACGGAGACGGAAAGGCTTCCGCTCAGTGCTGATCTTGCACGCTGA
- the LOC102716025 gene encoding mediator of RNA polymerase II transcription subunit 19a-like: MSGFNRMGSDGNFGKGPRELTGAVDLISRYKLLNHHSFFCKKPLPLAISDTNYLHNVVGDTEIRKGEGMELDQLFQDAYLREKTSYIQPFDMETLGQAFQLRETAPIDLPSAEKGTPTISGKSKIKSKDKVKKHKRHKDKDKDKYKDQKKHKHRHKDRSKDKEKEKEKEKEKKKDKSVHHDSGGDRSKKHHEKKRKHEGVEDLASGHNHKKIQKRKNQ; this comes from the exons GTCCACGTGAGCTCACTGGTGCCGTCGACTTAATTAGCCGTTACAAGCTACTGAACCatcatagtttcttttgcaagAAACCTTTGCCGCTGGCAATTTCCGACACAAATTATCTTCACAATGTTGTGGGCGACACAGAAATTCGTAAAGGGGAAGGAATGGAGCTCGATCAACTCTTTCAGGATGCATACTTAAGGGAGAAAACTTCTTACATTCAACCCTTTGACATGGAAACTCTTGGACAAGCATTTCAGCTGCGAGAGACAGCACCAATAGATTTGCCTTCT GCTGAAAAAGGTACACCAACTATATCGGGAAAATCAAAGATCAAGTCCAAAGACAAAGTAAAGAAGCACAAAAGGCACAAGGATAAAGACAAGGACAAGTACAAGGATCAGAAGAAGCACAAACATCGCCATAAAGATCGGAgtaaagataaagaaaaagaaaaggaaaaggaaaaagaaaagaagaaggatAAGAGTGTGCATCATGATTCAGGAGGTGATCGCTCCAAAAAACATCATGAAAAG AAGAGGAAGCATGAGGGAGTGGAAGATTTGGCAAGTGGGCATAACCACAAGAAAA TACAAAAGCGCAAAAATCAATGA
- the LOC121053903 gene encoding protein kinase PINOID-like — MAAASSSLPPKPPNCAAAATAVVAVLDQPPYHDVDAGAATPSSSVSSSSSSTASVAGRSSTFSLDPPTPSSSPPRPHRAADVAWAPIRAAAAPLGPRDFTLVRRVGAGDIGTVYLCRLEEKSAASTSSCHYAMKVVDRRALAKKGKLGRAAAEKRVLRRLDHPFLPTMFADFDAGQDYSCIVMEFCPGGDLHSLRHRMPGRRFPVASARFYAAEVLLALEYLHMMGIVYRDLKPENVLIRADGHIMLTDFDLSLESTASPALEEARTGAEEDDTVMPTCLPEVQLFRLRRWRRRAAPRPRPRFVAEPVDARSSSFVGTHEYVAPEVARGGGHGAGVDWWAYGVFLYELLYGRTPFVGATNEATLRNIVRRPLEFPSSASAAASPHDAAARDLIARLLDKDPRSRLGSRRGAADVKSHAFFKGLNFALLRSSSPPVVPPPAVAAALQHQCSKAADVPQLFDLF, encoded by the coding sequence atggccgccgcctcctcttcccTCCCGCCCAAGCCTCCCaactgcgccgccgccgccacggccgtgGTGGCCGTGCTCGACCAGCCGCCCTACCACGACgtggacgccggcgccgccacgcccaGCTCCAGCGtcagtagtagcagcagcagcacggcgaGCGTCGCGGGCCGCTCCTCCACGTTCTCGCTCGACCCGCcgacgccctcctcctccccgccgcgcccgcaccGCGCGGCCGACGTCGCCTGGGCGCCCatccgagccgccgccgcgcccctcgGCCCGCGGGACTTCACcctcgtccgccgcgtcggcgcGGGGGACATCGGGACCGTCTACCTCTGCCGCCTCGAGGAGAAGAGCGCCGCCTCCACGTCGTCGTGCCACTACGCCATGAAGGTGGTCGACCGCCGCGCGCTCGCCAAGAAGGGCAAGCtgggccgcgccgccgcggagaaGCGGGTCCTGCGCCGGCTCGACCACCCGTTCCTGCCCACCATGTTCGCCGACTTCGACGCCGGCCAGGACTACTCCTGCATCGTCATGGAGTTCTGCCCCGGCGGCGACCTCCACTCGCTCCGCCACCGGATGCCCGGCCGCCGCTTCCCCGTCGCGTCCGCAAGGTTCTACGCCGCCGAGGTGCTCCTCGCGCTCGAGTACCTGCACATGATGGGCATCGTGTATCGCGACCTCAAGCCGGAGAACGTGCTCATACGCGCCGACGGCCACATCATGCTCACCGACTTCGACCTGTCGCTCGAGTcaacggcgtcgccggcgctcgAGGAGGCGAGGACCGGTGCCGAGGAGGACGACACGGTGATGCCGACCTGCCTCCCGGAGGTGCAGCTGTTCAGGCTCAGGAGGTGgaggcgccgcgccgcgccgcggccgcggccgcggttCGTGGCGGAGCCGGTGGAcgcgcggtcgtcgtcgttcgTCGGCACGCACGAGTACGTGGCGCCTGAggtcgcgcgcggcggcggccacggcgccggcgtggaCTGGTGGGCGTACGGCGTCTTCCTCTACGAGCTGCTCTACGGCCGCACCCCGTTCGTCGGCGCCACCAACGAGGCCACGCTCCGCAACATCGTGCGCCGCCCGCTCGAGttcccctcctccgcctccgccgccgcctcgccgcacgacgccgcggcgcgcgacCTGATCGCGCGGCTGCTGGACAAGGACCCCCGGTCGCGCCTCGGGtcccggcgcggcgccgccgacgtcaaGTCCCACGCCTTCTTCAAGGGCCTCAACTTCGCGCTGctccggtcgtcgtcgccgcccgtcgtgccgccgccggccgtcgcggcCGCGCTGCAGCACCAGTGCAGCAAGGCGGCCGACGTGCCCCAGCTGTTCGACCTCTTCTGA